CAGACccataaaataaattctttccAAACTATGCATTCACACAGTTTTATtaacaataagaaaatttaattaatgtatgCTCACATTATTCAAACACATCTCCATTCTTATAGgataaacatttttttcatcttcatcccaTTTTCTATATGAGGATAAAAGGGAATTCCCATCCCCTCCCCATGggaaatatttttctctctttctgctTCCTGTCATGCTGGGAAAATTCCTTAACCTTTCCCCTTTTCTTCCACGTTAGAAAGATAACTGAATATTTATCAGTTGTTAGggtatatatgtaaaaatttttaaaagtaacttaatatgtaaaaatttatagagAAGTAAACGAATTGGAGATGAGACAGGTTGGGATATACATACATATCCCCagaattttagttattttgtctctatctttgttttttatttaaaatacacTTTTTATCTACAGATGAGAGGACCAGAGACTCGATTTTCACAAACTAAATTACCATCACTAAATAACTTTTTAGTGATCAGCATCAAAATGGATAAGTAGGATAAACTACCCATAAACTCTGAATGCATAATCCATAAAACTATCCAAATTTTGCCCAAAAATTTATGTAAAGCTCTAATCTTACCCAATTACAACACTTTATTTGCAGGCAGAAGCTATTGGAAGTAAACCCATTCAGAAATTTAATGTGTGACAATTGATGAAACTTGTCAGAAATAACAATGGAAGTAAATCATTTGGGCGCCTCTGTTGCAGCATTTTCGCCATCATCAAGACCATTCAACATCAGCTATTGATACCAAAATGTTCTGCAATTACCCAGATTCTATATCTTCCTCTCGCATCTCTGCTACCTTTGTTATCGATCCTGACACAGAAACAGCTCGATCATGGCCAGTATATTGCTGCACCACCAAGACTGAAGCTGAAGTTGAGAAATCAGGAGCTATAAGCAAGCTCCCAACTGGCCCAACTTCTGGGCACCCACTTCTCACAGTCAAAGCTGCTGCTGCTGAGCCCTCAGGCGTTCGACCGACCAAAAACATGTGGCATTTGTTGAACTCGTTGATGACCTCAACAGTTTCTGCAGTATTTCTTACTATCCTTTCTTCAAAGGTAAATGAATCTACattggaaaatttttgtttcacttCAGCAAGAAAGCTCTCATCTTCTGATACATGGGGGTCTTCTTTCGTTTCAATCTCCCTGGAAATTTCAGGGCTTGGAAGGAAGCGAATGACAGTCAGAGTGATTCCAGGGTGCTCAGCCATGCGAGCGCCATAAGCAAGAGCTTCCTGATCATCGTTTCCTCCGAAGAACAACACTGCCATCACTGAAGAAACATTGCTTGCTGAGACATGTGTGTTGCCACCAAGGCCCCGGTCAATTAAGATCCCCACTGAGCACGGAGCACTCTCAAGAACCCTCTTGTTCACCCAACGAAATTCGGTTCGTGTGGTCTCCAGGGACCCATCGAGCCTCTGGTGTTTATGAAACGGGAGAATTATTATTGAAGCTCTTTTCCTTTCAGCACTAGCAATAATGTCTTCCTGGATATCGTGCATTGGCGAGATTGCGGTCATTGGCCGGATAGAGACATGGCTGAGTCGTCTAAAAGCCTCGAAAGCAACAACAACATGATCAGCATCCAAGTTTTTCCCTTTGTTCCAAAAGGGTATTCCGTTTTTTCTTGCCTTGTTCACCATAAGTATTGCAGATGGCCTTTCCGAGAGCTCCATGAGGTGCAGTGCGTAAACACAGAGGCTGTCTTTCTTTTCTGTCCCTCGTGAAGCTTCAATCAGATTAATCATTGTGGGGATGTTTCTTGAAGCATAGAAACAGGCCAAAATCCTCAACTGAACATTTGGATCTTTCCTCTTAACAGTTCTGTGCTTGTAAAGGGCATTGACAGTTCTTTTATCAGGCTTATACACCGCCATGACTAAAGGTGTTGTTATAAATGTTGTGAAGACAGCCATCAAAATCATGATTGCAAATGTTTGATCATTCAAAACCTGAAACATCAATGGAATCAAACAATTAAAACCCAGAAACCAAGCAAATGCAATTACAAAGTTCTTAATTTACCTTTCTGTCTTTTCCAATGTTGAGCACAATGAGCTCCACCAAGCCTTTAGAGTTCATGAGGAACCCCAAAGCCAGAGATTCCCTCACAGGAACTTTGCATAAGAAGGAAACAACAACAGTGCCGATAATTTTTCCAAAACATGCTGTAGCTATAACCAAAACAAGGAATCCCCAAGACTGAGCTCCTCGAATTGTGGCTATATTAGTCTTCAATCCGCTAGATACAAAGTACAATGGAAGGAAAAGGCCTGATACAAGATCCTCAACTTTTTCTACTAGAGCATTAACAAATGCTCCTTCTTTTGGGACCAAAACTCCGATTATAAACGCTCCAAAGAGAGCATGTATTCCAATGGCGTCGGTTGCAAAACCCGCAAGCAAAACTATAGACAGAGTGGCACAAACATACAATTCATCCACAGGCTCTCCCTCTGGGCATCGCTGCTGCATCCATCTGAAGATTGGGGGGACAATGAATAAGCAAATGAGGACAAACCCACATCCGCACAATAGAACCCATAAAGATACAAGGGGAGAACGGCCAGTTCCTGAGAGGGCAATGGCAAGAGCAAGTAAAATCCAGGCGGCAACGTCGTTAACAGCCGCAGCTGACATTGCCAGACGCCCAACATCAGTAGTGAAAAGCCTGAGTTCAGCTAAAATGCGGGCCAGGACAGGAAATGCAGTGATGGAATAAGCTACTCCCATGAATAAGATAAATGGAGGTCCCTGTACACCTTTAGAAATGGATGCACGGAGGGCGAATGAGGTTCCGATTCCTAATGCAAAAGGTAGGCTGATGCCTCCGAGGGCTATGCTTAGAGCTTTTTTACCAGTCCGACGAAGGGACTTTGGGTCTAACTCAAGGCCCACAAGGAACAGAAAGAAGAGAAGGCCAAGGTTGGCTAAAGTATCCAACACAGTCTGACCCCTGGCAGGAAATATTGCATTCAGATAAACCTTGTTCCTTCCCAAAGCTGAGGGCCCAAGTAATATTCCCCCCTgcaaaaagaaatcaaaaaagTCATACCATGATTATGCTATTGAGATGGAAGAGCCGATTACTCCTTTTTGCAGTTTGGATATGAACCTGGAAAGAACCATGTTTTAAAACTAGCGATTGGAAAGTCAAAAGTCTTGTAAATCCCGCATTGAAAGTCAATGCTTTCGAACATGAGATTCAAgtcttatatattgtatttggAATCTTAACATTCTAGGCAGtgttgaatgaaaaaatagagaaaatatcaAAGTAAATAAGAGGAAGAACATACAACAATCTCTGCAATGACGCGAGGTTGTCGAAGAGGCTTTAAAATTACAGCGAGAATGCGGGTGACCACAACCACAAGGCATATTTGAAGAATGGCAAGAGGAAGTGCAAAATCAATAGGATTATCACCCTGAAACACCCCATTTGATGTAGCCTGCATTGCCGTACAGCTCACATTTCCAGCCATTTTGCACCAATTTTCTGATGGCTCTCAAATCTTGAAGCAATATTATGTTGCTATTTCAACGCTTGTATATGTCTgcaaaaaaacaataaatgtcACTGACAATTACCAAACCCagaataaaaaattggttaGGGAAACTTCAACTATGATCAGATTCAAGTTTACGTAAGACAAGTAATTTTTTCAACTTTGGGAAACACTTCCATCAGCAATTACGTTTTAGACTCAATCCAATTTCCGTGGGAGCAGCCGGGAGAGGCTGAAAACTCTAACTTTCCTTGTAAAGAAGCACTCCATGGAAAGTCTTCACCTAATTCCCAAAGTTGgcctaaaataatatatatatatatatatatatcagatgaaaagaaataaagaagtaATAAAAGTACGTGTTTTCACGATTTCACGGACCTCGTTTGAAAATTCGGCAGCTGACAGGAAGATATTACATCCGACTGCTGGGTGAATTCATGGTGGTGGTCTGGCTGTAAAAGGTTGATAAAGATGGGCCATTATTGTCTTTCCGGGTGAAATTAATCAGCTACGTGGGCATTAAACTTCATAAAACAAATGGGAAAACTGCATGCAATgtgtttcaaaagaaaataatgtcCCAATTCATGGCATCAAATGTTCACAGCAAAATAAGTGAGAAAATGCCCGAAGATACAGTCGGTTTATAGGAAACCAGTGAATTGAGTATTCTTTGTTAAACAAAAATCagtagagaaaagaaaaatgaaattcggAGTTTCCAACACGCTTAACTTTCCAGTTTTTGCATGAATTTCTGGGAAACAAACATAATATGAGAGGAAAAGGGGAAGACACAGGGAGAGAATTTAATCACCTGTACAAAAACTTTCCAGTTTTTTTAGTGCATGCAACATTCAAAGcgtataaaattataaagaaaaataattgcaAAGCAGGATTTACATCAGTGATGATGCCACATCCTTTGCCGTACACGTGTCATCTAAAAAGTCAAAATCGATTGCTATCTAACTCAGTCAAATGTCATCAATGCGAAGAAAGTCAAATGTTTTGGTCAATTTTCCAAAGTCCAGTGATGAGATGTGCACGTTTCTTTCAGGTTCTGATCCAGGTGGCACTTTTTTATCCACTAAGATTTCTTAATCAAGATTAAATAGTAATTATTTAGTAAAAAGCAAGATTAAACGATCAGTTGGAAACCAAGGGAGGTGGATCAATAAATGCATCAATAAAATGTCGATGTTGATTTTAGAGTTGACATAATATACGTTATATAAAAGTGGGCACAAAATTTTAtgccacccaaagtttagtttattttcaattctcaTCCTTAGAGTTTCCAATACTTGAATATTTACCCATAAAATGTTaaagataacaaaatttattagttttaaaaataaaattgttatttatctagtgatattaaaaaaattaaattttatcttatttttctctctaaaccttaaaattaaaaattttttattagacttaagttttgaaacgttgtattttatctttaaggtttcaattttataatgacaattttttaatgaaCGGCCACCTTCTTTGACACTGTCTTTCCTTCTCAATCATCTCTCCCAACGCTACTTGTTCATCATCTAAAAGATGAATGTGTCATTCGGACAAAGATGAAGTCATAAtcgttttcatcttcatctacacaacaataaatttatatattattaagagaaaatctttttaagttatttaaaatCTTCAGTAACAAAACCAGATCTTAAGATTTATGAAAACAAAGtacaaagagaaaagaaaatgattataaaaaacAATGGGATTGTTTCGGGTCTTGTACTTTGAGATTATTAAGATCTCAAGGCAAAATAGAGAAGGGAACTCGAATTttcttgagaaaaaattatgattgtTGAGAGAggaaataaagagaaattgttgaaaaattaattgatgGAAAACGGTTTTACTAATGAAAgtaaataaatgatgaaaaaatgaCCGTATCAAACTTCATCGGCGGAACAGTCCTCCCATCAAAGTTCGggtggaaaattgtcatttggcTATTTAATTACTATGAATATCGTTTGATTTAGATAGCAACAACATTCAATgctaggctaaaagacttattcccaccgaGGCTTAATCTCTTCGGGACTTCTgcctctaaaatttcaaaaatttaaatattcatttatctattgataaagttaataaaatttattaactttattaataaaattgttatttaactaataatactaaaaaaaatttaaattataaaaattaataattttttctcatgattaaacgttaaaaaattgtatttcttcTCTaggggtttcaatttttcagagacaattttttgatgaatagtcaGCTTCTCTGATGCTCTCTATCCCTTCTGACgatatctctctctctcccaaaACTTGAAAGTCACTCTTTTCCGACACGATTCGTCTAGACGTATCAACGAAGACAATTTCTTATCCTTGTCAATTTGTCTAGACAAAAACAATTCATCTTTATTCAAATGAAGATGTGTtcgaaagaaaggagagaaagagCTAAAGAGTGCAAGTTATCAGAGAGGGGGAggttttgtcaaaaaattgaaaccttaagaggaaaatgtaattttttaaaatttaatcttagggtaaattattagttttccaaaccaatGGGGGGAAATGATatgaattattgattaaataacagttttactccTAAAACTAACggattttattaactttaatagctCATTtggtagatatttgagtttttgaaactttacgagtgaaaatttgaaaatagattaaaccttaggtgggaataagtcttttggcttattgataagaaagaagagagagagccGAAGAGTGTCGGTTGTCGAAGAGGGGGAGGTTTTGCAAGAAAATTGAAACCCTtaaaggaaaatataactttttaaaacttaatattgaaagaaattattcgtttttcaaaccaattgagagaaataatataaatttttatattttttaattattaattaaatgatgattttatctctaaaactaataaactttattaattttaataactcatttgataaatatttaaatttttaaaattttatagatgaaaatttgagaataaactatatcttaggtgagaataagtcttttggcctattgaTAAGATTGTGTACACGTAAAAGAGAGATCATTTTAAACTGCAATGACGGACTCCGTGAGAGGTGATTGATCTAACCGTCTAAATTCTAAGTtcctataattttattcaaactttCTTTTCATCTCAAATCATTCTACACAAGTTTTTTATTGCTAGAACTTCTCCTGATTACGTTTATGATGTgacatgaaatatataattaattataaaatctaaaaaaaatgtCACCCCAACTGCATTATACAAGCCCCGTCGCTCAAACGcttcaaccaaaacacaacaCACCCACAAATCCAATGACTTTGCACATTCACCCAGTAACATGTTCATACACTGTTTTTGCACAAATTCCTGCCTCACCCTGCAGTTGAAGTATATGGAATGTCAGGCCATTAAGTGTTaccataattgaaatttaatgcTAACTTTTGGACTTTGTAACTAGAAGCCAGTCAGCCGGAGACACTGGACTTCTAAAAGAAAGGCCTGGCGCACCATGGCCGAGTTAACTTCAGTTACCTGCCATCAGATTGTTCTGACTGCATGCAACATTTTGGGCCATTTTTCATGTACTTCTGATTTTGTATGTTGTGCTTCCAAGATTGTGTGTGAAGTTAACATTCACGCCGTTAACGAAAGGAAAAGTTACAGTAGAGCTTTGGATCCTGAAAATCCAAAAACATAATTTGCCCCATTTTATCTTGGGACAATATCATATTCATCCCTGAGGTTTCACTTATTGAACttgactttaaaataatttttttggtgaCAATATCACGCCTGTTAGAGTATGTGGAATGgataacttaaaatttattaagatgTGAAGACAATATTCtcatttatcttattatttataagaaacgagctagaaaatataatataagtagaAGTCATTCCattcaaaaataacataaacaattaaattttataatttaaaccgTTTTCACAATCTCTTTAACTTatcaattgatatttttataattatgagatcatattttatcattatctcATATTTTGATGTAATGATAATCACTTTTTATTATTTCGAGAGCATATAATGATCCgttattttttagataaaacaaaattagattaattgtctaattaaatatattggCAATCTAGATTGGATAATCATGTAATTACCCAAAtaccttttctttttgttctatAAATATATGGTTGTACAAATGCATGAGGCCAACACTTCTCTTTTGTAGTGTTAATTTGGCAAATTTCAACCATAAAAAGTAAGAAGACAATAGTAAAAATAGGAACCCAAATAGCAgaataaattacttttaaaaatatctcaTCGTTCATTTCGTTTGTGACCCTATTTATTATCCTTCCCAACCTTTGATCTTGTATACCTTTAGTTGGtgcaatttttcatattaacaattaatatgatataatttagcCGCTAGCTAGGGCTTACAATACGGGGTTTTTTGTTATTTAGCCAAGTAATAGGATGATAGATTAGTCTTCGAATCCTCAGGAGCCAGATAAACATAAGGACTAAAATGTAATTTAGCTTCCAAACTCGTACCTGACACAACACAGCGCCGTGGCCCCCCCGTGCGAATGTCTTTACACTGTTCAGAATCCAAGAAACTACAGTTCGCCGGTCTGTCTGTC
This sequence is a window from Mangifera indica cultivar Alphonso chromosome 20, CATAS_Mindica_2.1, whole genome shotgun sequence. Protein-coding genes within it:
- the LOC123204580 gene encoding cation/H(+) antiporter 18-like, giving the protein MAGNVSCTAMQATSNGVFQGDNPIDFALPLAILQICLVVVVTRILAVILKPLRQPRVIAEIVGGILLGPSALGRNKVYLNAIFPARGQTVLDTLANLGLLFFLFLVGLELDPKSLRRTGKKALSIALGGISLPFALGIGTSFALRASISKGVQGPPFILFMGVAYSITAFPVLARILAELRLFTTDVGRLAMSAAAVNDVAAWILLALAIALSGTGRSPLVSLWVLLCGCGFVLICLFIVPPIFRWMQQRCPEGEPVDELYVCATLSIVLLAGFATDAIGIHALFGAFIIGVLVPKEGAFVNALVEKVEDLVSGLFLPLYFVSSGLKTNIATIRGAQSWGFLVLVIATACFGKIIGTVVVSFLCKVPVRESLALGFLMNSKGLVELIVLNIGKDRKVLNDQTFAIMILMAVFTTFITTPLVMAVYKPDKRTVNALYKHRTVKRKDPNVQLRILACFYASRNIPTMINLIEASRGTEKKDSLCVYALHLMELSERPSAILMVNKARKNGIPFWNKGKNLDADHVVVAFEAFRRLSHVSIRPMTAISPMHDIQEDIIASAERKRASIIILPFHKHQRLDGSLETTRTEFRWVNKRVLESAPCSVGILIDRGLGGNTHVSASNVSSVMAVLFFGGNDDQEALAYGARMAEHPGITLTVIRFLPSPEISREIETKEDPHVSEDESFLAEVKQKFSNVDSFTFEERIVRNTAETVEVINEFNKCHMFLVGRTPEGSAAAALTVRSGCPEVGPVGSLLIAPDFSTSASVLVVQQYTGHDRAVSVSGSITKVAEMREEDIESG